From Triticum aestivum cultivar Chinese Spring chromosome 4A, IWGSC CS RefSeq v2.1, whole genome shotgun sequence, a single genomic window includes:
- the LOC123085447 gene encoding palmitoyltransferase Hip14 isoform X3, producing the protein MGGAVLRAGIMRPGSLLAARRGHSAPPPPIHLPPRHAPCRRFGIPGGYSGGQVLEEVHQSGRVGPAIRAVQRAIFVGRLPIRHPERILSGDPGIVAYESSFLEEAGCKDFVDAICSSEKYPSLSRVRHCNCCKANVRGYDHHCPAFGNCIGQKNHRLFMSLLTGFVVAESTYIMCSTKYITRCITSGTLRTENHLSLNMVIGTMLFSVLQVVWQVVFLIWHVYGICFNIRTDEWINWKKYPEFQMKEQPQSDFEVKFVNPYDKGMLCNIREFLKPK; encoded by the exons ATGGGAGGTGCTGTGCTCCGCGCTGGTATCATGCGGCCTGGTTCTCTTCTCGCAGCTCGCCGTGGCCATAGTGCCCCGCCTCCTCCCATCCATCTCCCTCCTCGCCATGCTCCCTGTCGCAG GTTTGGTATTCCTGGCGGCTATTCTGGTGGGCAGGTTCTGGAGGAGGTTCATCAGAGTGGCCGCGTCGGCCCCGCTATTCGTGCTGTTCAACGTGCTATTTTTGTGGGGCGTCTACCTATTCGTCATCCGGAGAG gattctttctggtgatccTGGCATTGTTGCATACGAATCTTCATTTTTGGAAGAGGCTGGCTGCAAGGATTTCGTGGATGCTATATGCTCGAGTGAG AAGTACCCATCACTCTCAAGGGTGAGGCATTGTAACTGTTGCAAAGCAAATGTTAGAGGTTATGACCACCATTGCCCTGCATTTGGTAATTGCATAG GACAGAAAAATCATAGGCTATTTATGTCACTTTTGACAGGATTTGTTGTTGCTGAATCGACATATATAATGTGTTCAACTAAAT ATATAACTAGATGCATAACCTCAGGAACTTTAAGAACTGAG AATCATTTATCTCTAAACATGGTGATCGGCACAATGCTCTTCTCAGTCCTCCAAGTGGTATGGCAG GTTGTGTTCCTGATATGGCATGTGTACGGCATCTGCTTCAACATCAGGACGGATGAGTGG ATAAACTGGAAGAAATATCCTGAATTCCAAATGAAGGAACAGCCTCAGTCAG ATTTTGAAGTCAAGTTTGTCAACCCATACGACAAAGGCATGCTTTGTAACATTAGGGAGTTCCTGAAGCCGAAATAA
- the LOC123085447 gene encoding palmitoyltransferase ZDHHC12-A isoform X2 produces the protein MSRLASELHRLRRSPWEVLCSALVSCGLVLFSQLAVAIVPRLLPSISLLAMLPVAGLVFLAAILVGRFWRRFIRVAASAPLFVLFNVLFLWGVYLFVIRRDTSSLLDMLINAECALLLWGLYRILSGDPGIVAYESSFLEEAGCKDFVDAICSSEYPSLSRVRHCNCCKANVRGYDHHCPAFGNCIGQKNHRLFMSLLTGFVVAESTYIMCSTKYITRCITSGTLRTENHLSLNMVIGTMLFSVLQVVWQVVFLIWHVYGICFNIRTDEWINWKKYPEFQMKEQPQSDFEVKFVNPYDKGMLCNIREFLKPK, from the exons ATGAGCAGGCTGGCGTCGGAGCTCCACCGGTTGCGGCGGTCGCCATGGGAGGTGCTGTGCTCCGCGCTGGTATCATGCGGCCTGGTTCTCTTCTCGCAGCTCGCCGTGGCCATAGTGCCCCGCCTCCTCCCATCCATCTCCCTCCTCGCCATGCTCCCTGTCGCAG GTTTGGTATTCCTGGCGGCTATTCTGGTGGGCAGGTTCTGGAGGAGGTTCATCAGAGTGGCCGCGTCGGCCCCGCTATTCGTGCTGTTCAACGTGCTATTTTTGTGGGGCGTCTACCTATTCGTCATCCGGAGAG ATACCTCTTCTCTACTAGACATGCTAATTAATGCTGAGTGTGCACTGCTTCTGTGGGGACTTTACAG gattctttctggtgatccTGGCATTGTTGCATACGAATCTTCATTTTTGGAAGAGGCTGGCTGCAAGGATTTCGTGGATGCTATATGCTCGAGTGAG TACCCATCACTCTCAAGGGTGAGGCATTGTAACTGTTGCAAAGCAAATGTTAGAGGTTATGACCACCATTGCCCTGCATTTGGTAATTGCATAG GACAGAAAAATCATAGGCTATTTATGTCACTTTTGACAGGATTTGTTGTTGCTGAATCGACATATATAATGTGTTCAACTAAAT ATATAACTAGATGCATAACCTCAGGAACTTTAAGAACTGAG AATCATTTATCTCTAAACATGGTGATCGGCACAATGCTCTTCTCAGTCCTCCAAGTGGTATGGCAG GTTGTGTTCCTGATATGGCATGTGTACGGCATCTGCTTCAACATCAGGACGGATGAGTGG ATAAACTGGAAGAAATATCCTGAATTCCAAATGAAGGAACAGCCTCAGTCAG ATTTTGAAGTCAAGTTTGTCAACCCATACGACAAAGGCATGCTTTGTAACATTAGGGAGTTCCTGAAGCCGAAATAA
- the LOC123085447 gene encoding palmitoyltransferase Hip14 isoform X4 — MGGAVLRAGIMRPGSLLAARRGHSAPPPPIHLPPRHAPCRRFGIPGGYSGGQVLEEVHQSGRVGPAIRAVQRAIFVGRLPIRHPERILSGDPGIVAYESSFLEEAGCKDFVDAICSSEYPSLSRVRHCNCCKANVRGYDHHCPAFGNCIGQKNHRLFMSLLTGFVVAESTYIMCSTKYITRCITSGTLRTENHLSLNMVIGTMLFSVLQVVWQVVFLIWHVYGICFNIRTDEWINWKKYPEFQMKEQPQSDFEVKFVNPYDKGMLCNIREFLKPK; from the exons ATGGGAGGTGCTGTGCTCCGCGCTGGTATCATGCGGCCTGGTTCTCTTCTCGCAGCTCGCCGTGGCCATAGTGCCCCGCCTCCTCCCATCCATCTCCCTCCTCGCCATGCTCCCTGTCGCAG GTTTGGTATTCCTGGCGGCTATTCTGGTGGGCAGGTTCTGGAGGAGGTTCATCAGAGTGGCCGCGTCGGCCCCGCTATTCGTGCTGTTCAACGTGCTATTTTTGTGGGGCGTCTACCTATTCGTCATCCGGAGAG gattctttctggtgatccTGGCATTGTTGCATACGAATCTTCATTTTTGGAAGAGGCTGGCTGCAAGGATTTCGTGGATGCTATATGCTCGAGTGAG TACCCATCACTCTCAAGGGTGAGGCATTGTAACTGTTGCAAAGCAAATGTTAGAGGTTATGACCACCATTGCCCTGCATTTGGTAATTGCATAG GACAGAAAAATCATAGGCTATTTATGTCACTTTTGACAGGATTTGTTGTTGCTGAATCGACATATATAATGTGTTCAACTAAAT ATATAACTAGATGCATAACCTCAGGAACTTTAAGAACTGAG AATCATTTATCTCTAAACATGGTGATCGGCACAATGCTCTTCTCAGTCCTCCAAGTGGTATGGCAG GTTGTGTTCCTGATATGGCATGTGTACGGCATCTGCTTCAACATCAGGACGGATGAGTGG ATAAACTGGAAGAAATATCCTGAATTCCAAATGAAGGAACAGCCTCAGTCAG ATTTTGAAGTCAAGTTTGTCAACCCATACGACAAAGGCATGCTTTGTAACATTAGGGAGTTCCTGAAGCCGAAATAA
- the LOC123085447 gene encoding palmitoyltransferase Hip14 isoform X1 yields MSRLASELHRLRRSPWEVLCSALVSCGLVLFSQLAVAIVPRLLPSISLLAMLPVAGLVFLAAILVGRFWRRFIRVAASAPLFVLFNVLFLWGVYLFVIRRDTSSLLDMLINAECALLLWGLYRILSGDPGIVAYESSFLEEAGCKDFVDAICSSEKYPSLSRVRHCNCCKANVRGYDHHCPAFGNCIGQKNHRLFMSLLTGFVVAESTYIMCSTKYITRCITSGTLRTENHLSLNMVIGTMLFSVLQVVWQVVFLIWHVYGICFNIRTDEWINWKKYPEFQMKEQPQSDFEVKFVNPYDKGMLCNIREFLKPK; encoded by the exons ATGAGCAGGCTGGCGTCGGAGCTCCACCGGTTGCGGCGGTCGCCATGGGAGGTGCTGTGCTCCGCGCTGGTATCATGCGGCCTGGTTCTCTTCTCGCAGCTCGCCGTGGCCATAGTGCCCCGCCTCCTCCCATCCATCTCCCTCCTCGCCATGCTCCCTGTCGCAG GTTTGGTATTCCTGGCGGCTATTCTGGTGGGCAGGTTCTGGAGGAGGTTCATCAGAGTGGCCGCGTCGGCCCCGCTATTCGTGCTGTTCAACGTGCTATTTTTGTGGGGCGTCTACCTATTCGTCATCCGGAGAG ATACCTCTTCTCTACTAGACATGCTAATTAATGCTGAGTGTGCACTGCTTCTGTGGGGACTTTACAG gattctttctggtgatccTGGCATTGTTGCATACGAATCTTCATTTTTGGAAGAGGCTGGCTGCAAGGATTTCGTGGATGCTATATGCTCGAGTGAG AAGTACCCATCACTCTCAAGGGTGAGGCATTGTAACTGTTGCAAAGCAAATGTTAGAGGTTATGACCACCATTGCCCTGCATTTGGTAATTGCATAG GACAGAAAAATCATAGGCTATTTATGTCACTTTTGACAGGATTTGTTGTTGCTGAATCGACATATATAATGTGTTCAACTAAAT ATATAACTAGATGCATAACCTCAGGAACTTTAAGAACTGAG AATCATTTATCTCTAAACATGGTGATCGGCACAATGCTCTTCTCAGTCCTCCAAGTGGTATGGCAG GTTGTGTTCCTGATATGGCATGTGTACGGCATCTGCTTCAACATCAGGACGGATGAGTGG ATAAACTGGAAGAAATATCCTGAATTCCAAATGAAGGAACAGCCTCAGTCAG ATTTTGAAGTCAAGTTTGTCAACCCATACGACAAAGGCATGCTTTGTAACATTAGGGAGTTCCTGAAGCCGAAATAA
- the LOC123085449 gene encoding putative clathrin assembly protein At2g25430: MSSSTIRKALGAVKDQTSIGLAKVTSNIAPELDVLIVKTTSHDDEPAEERHIREILHLTSGSRAHVAAAVAGCARRLSRTRDYVVALKSLMLVHRLLTDGDPFFHRELLHATRRGTRLLNLSDFRDEAHSGSWDHSAFVRTYALYLDQRLEFLLHERKQGSNANGSASLNGPSPRDRWGSPDPYGRRSPSYTSPPGNGYGGYDDNRDSRNGANSDDKRPPTPVRDMKPERVLSRMHHLQQLLDRFLACRPTGGAKQSRMVLVALYQMARESFQLYADICEVLAVLLDRFFDMEYADCVKAFEAYASAAKQIDELCSFYAWCKDTGVARSSEYPEVQRVTDKLLETLEEFMRDRAKRPKSPPQEPEPEPVKEEEPEPDMNSIKALPAPEDYKEPEPEKVEEEVKPEPPPQPQGDLVDLREDTVSADEQGNRLALALFQGPPAAGGSNGSWEAFPSNGGNEVTSAWQNPAAEPGKADWELALVETASNLSKQKAVMTGGMDNLLLNGMYDQGVVRQHVNAQATSGSSSSVALPAPGQKTQMLALPAPDGSMQNVGGDPFAASLTFAPPSYVQMAEMEKKQQFLTQEQMMWQQYQRDGMQGPSSLAKLDRTYNNGFGSNPAMPYGMPNAPMANTGYYYPTY, encoded by the coding sequence ATGTCGTCCAGCACGATCCGGAAGGCGCTGGGCGCCGTCAAGGACCAGACCAGCATCGGGCTCGCCAAGGTCACCAGCAACATCGCGCCGGAGCTCGACGTGCTCATCGTCAAGACCACCAGCCACGACGACGAGCCGGCCGAGGAGCGCCACATCCGCGAGATCCTCCACCTCACCTCCGGATCCCGCGcccacgtcgccgccgccgtcgccggctgcGCCCGCAGGCTCTCCCGCACCCGCGACTACGTCGTCGCGCTCAAGTCGCTCATGCTCGTGCACCGTCTCCTCACCGACGGCGACCCCTTCTTCCACCGGGAGCTCCTCCACGCCACGCGCCGGGGCACCCGCCTCCTCAACCTCTCCGACTTCCGTGACGAGGCCCACTCTGGCTCGTGGGACCACTCCGCCTTCGTCCGCACCTATGCGCTCTACCTCGACCAGCGCCTCGAGTTCCTCCTCCACGAGCGCAAGCAGGGCTCCAACGCTAATGGAAGCGCCAGCCTGAACGGGCCATCCCCGCGTGACCGTTGGGGCTCTCCTGACCCGTATGGCCGCCGGTCACCCTCGTACACCTCCCCTCCAGGGAATGGGTATGGAGGGTACGATGATAACCGTGACAGCAGGAATGGCGCCAACTCTGATGACAAGAGGCCACCTACCCCTGTGAGGGATATGAAGCCGGAGCGGGTCCTTAGCCGTATGCACCACCTGCAGCAGCTGCTTGACAGGTTCCTTGCCTGCCGCCCCACAGGTGGCGCGAAGCAGAGCAGGATGGTGCTGGTTGCACTGTATCAGATGGCGAGGGAGAGCTTCCAGCTCTACGCCGATATCTGCGAGGTACTTGCGGTGCTGCTGGACAGGTTCTTCGACATGGAATATGCTGATTGTGTCAAGGCCTTTGAGGCATATGCCAGTGCGGCAAAGCAGATTGATGAGCTTTGCTCATTTTATGCTTGGTGTAAGGACACCGGGGTAGCGAGATCATCGGAGTACCCAGAGGTGCAGCGGGTCACTGATAAGTTACTGGAGACACTGGAGGAGTTTATGAGGGACCGGGCAAAGCGCCCCAAGAGCCCACCACAGGAGCCTGAGCCGGAGCCTGTCAAGGAGGAAGAGCCAGAGCCGGACATGAACAGCATCAAGGCGCTTCCTGCACCAGAGgactacaaggagcctgaacctGAGAAGGTGGAGGAAGAGGTGAAGCCAGAGCCCCCGCCGCAGCCCCAGGGTGATCTGGTGGATCTTAGAGAAGACACTGTGAGTGCAGACGAGCAAGGTAATAGGCTTGCTCTGGCCCTCTTCCAAGGACCACCTGCTGCTGGTGGTAGCAATGGGTCATGGGAGGCCTTCCCTTCCAATGGTGGCAACGAAGTGACTTCTGCGTGGCAGAATCCTGCGGCTGAGCCCGGTAAGGCCGATTGGGAACTCGCCCTTGTGGAGACGGCTAGCAACTTGTCCAAGCAGAAGGCTGTAATGACAGGTGGTATGGATAATCTGCTACTGAATGGTATGTACGACCAAGGTGTTGTGCGTCAGCATGTCAACGCACAGGCGACAAGTGGGAGCTCCAGCAGTGTTGCCCTACCTGCGCCTGGACAGAAGACACAGATGCTGGCTCTTCCAGCTCCAGACGGTTCGATGCAGAACGTTGGTGGAGATCCTTTCGCGGCATCCCTTACCTTTGCACCACCATCCTATGTGCAGATGGCTGAGATGGAGAAGAAGCAGCAGTTCTTGACACAGGAGCAGATGATGTGGCAGCAGTACCAACGGGATGGCATGCAGGGGCCGTCGAGCTTGGCCAAGCTCGATCGGACCTACAACAACGGCTTCGGCTCAAACCCAGCCATGCCATACGGGATGCCAAACGCGCCAATGGCGAATACAGGGTATTACTACCCCACTTACTGA